In one window of Corynebacterium incognita DNA:
- the prfB gene encoding peptide chain release factor 2, translating into MKPEISAALDELSATLTTIEKVMDPEALAAEARELEDKAADPSLWDDPDYAQQVTSALSAAQAKLRKLESLRTRLDDVPVMYELAEEEAGEADAVEMATAELDELRGIIEALEVTTMLSGEYDEREAVINIRSGAGGVDAADWAEMLMRMYIRWAEKNGHKVDVYDISYAEEAGIKSATFVVHGEYMYGTLSVEQGAHRLVRISPFDNQGRRQTSFAEVEVLPVVETTDHIDVPDSDIRVDVYRSSGPGGQSVNTTDSAVRITHLPTGIVVTCQNEKSQIQNKASALRVLQAKLLERKRQEERAEMDALGAGGNASWGNQMRSYVLHPYQMVKDLRTNFEVGDPQKVLDGDLDGFLEAGIRWRMEETSADSTSA; encoded by the coding sequence ATGAAGCCAGAGATTTCCGCAGCATTGGACGAGCTTTCTGCCACCTTGACCACCATTGAGAAGGTCATGGACCCAGAGGCGCTCGCGGCTGAGGCCCGCGAATTAGAGGACAAGGCCGCGGATCCATCGTTGTGGGATGACCCAGATTACGCGCAGCAGGTGACCTCCGCGCTCTCGGCTGCGCAGGCGAAGCTGCGAAAGCTGGAGTCCTTGCGCACCCGGCTTGACGACGTCCCGGTGATGTACGAGCTCGCAGAGGAAGAGGCCGGGGAGGCCGACGCCGTGGAGATGGCCACGGCGGAGCTAGATGAGCTGCGTGGGATCATCGAGGCGCTCGAGGTCACCACGATGCTGTCGGGTGAGTACGACGAACGCGAGGCCGTGATCAATATCCGTTCGGGAGCCGGCGGCGTGGACGCGGCGGACTGGGCGGAGATGCTCATGCGCATGTACATCCGCTGGGCGGAGAAGAACGGCCACAAAGTAGACGTCTACGACATCTCCTACGCGGAAGAAGCTGGCATCAAGTCCGCTACCTTCGTGGTGCACGGCGAGTACATGTATGGCACCTTGTCTGTGGAGCAGGGGGCGCACCGCCTCGTGCGTATCTCCCCGTTTGATAACCAGGGGCGTCGCCAGACTTCCTTCGCTGAGGTGGAGGTGCTGCCGGTGGTGGAGACCACCGACCACATTGACGTACCCGATTCCGATATTCGCGTGGACGTGTACCGGTCTTCCGGCCCGGGTGGTCAGTCCGTGAACACCACGGACTCCGCGGTGCGCATCACCCACCTGCCCACGGGCATCGTGGTGACGTGTCAGAACGAGAAGTCCCAGATTCAGAACAAAGCCTCCGCGCTGCGCGTGCTGCAGGCTAAGTTGCTGGAGCGCAAGCGCCAGGAGGAGCGTGCGGAAATGGACGCCCTCGGCGCGGGCGGTAACGCTTCCTGGGGTAACCAGATGCGCTCGTATGTGTTGCACCCGTACCAGATGGTCAAGGACTTGCGCACAAACTTTGAGGTGGGCGATCCGCAGAAGGTGCTCGACGGCGATCTGGACGGTTTCCTCGAGGCCGGCATCCGCTGGCGCATGGAGGAAACCTCCGCCGATTCCACTAGTGCTTAA
- a CDS encoding inositol monophosphatase family protein: MNEATNAEQNQPGQPTLEEMIDAIAKTFIVAHVDDTDAHLAQALVYNAGRLAWRIREQGLTSIDQKSSVSDVVTEADKAAERFVATALATIRPNDGQLGEEGAARESVSGRYWVIDPVDGTYNFSSGSDYWCSALALVNGDPANPDEIILGAVHRPAMGYTWFGGKDFATTRDGADVAVKKDCAAAATSLVSYLHPRDMCNESVREAWLAVANQFATVRMLGAGSIDLSTIADGSWGAWMQHSVADWDWLPGKALVEAAGGVAKKIDAGGVTWCVAGNAQVVSEIEAALSAD, translated from the coding sequence ATGAATGAGGCCACCAATGCGGAGCAGAACCAACCAGGACAACCCACCCTGGAAGAAATGATTGACGCGATTGCCAAAACCTTCATCGTGGCGCACGTCGATGACACTGACGCGCACCTCGCCCAGGCACTGGTCTACAACGCCGGCCGCCTGGCCTGGCGAATTCGGGAGCAGGGGCTGACCAGCATCGATCAGAAGTCCTCTGTGTCCGACGTGGTTACCGAAGCGGATAAGGCAGCGGAGCGCTTTGTGGCGACCGCACTGGCTACCATCCGCCCGAACGACGGCCAGCTGGGAGAGGAAGGCGCCGCGCGCGAGTCCGTCTCCGGTCGCTATTGGGTCATTGACCCGGTGGACGGCACCTACAACTTCTCCTCCGGATCGGACTACTGGTGCTCCGCCCTCGCGCTGGTCAACGGCGACCCAGCCAACCCCGATGAGATCATCCTCGGCGCCGTGCACCGCCCGGCCATGGGTTACACGTGGTTCGGCGGCAAGGACTTTGCCACTACCCGCGACGGCGCAGACGTAGCAGTAAAGAAGGACTGCGCGGCCGCAGCCACGTCCCTGGTGAGCTACCTACACCCGCGCGACATGTGCAACGAGTCCGTGCGCGAGGCCTGGCTGGCGGTGGCCAATCAGTTCGCCACCGTGCGGATGCTGGGCGCTGGTTCCATCGACCTTTCCACCATCGCCGACGGCAGCTGGGGCGCCTGGATGCAGCACTCGGTGGCAGACTGGGACTGGCTGCCCGGCAAGGCCCTGGTGGAGGCCGCGGGGGGCGTGGCTAAGAAAATCGACGCCGGTGGTGTAACCTGGTGCGTCGCTGGAAACGCGCAGGTGGTCTCCGAGATCGAAGCCGCGCTTTCGGCTGATTAG
- a CDS encoding IS1249 family transposase encodes MTTNRPRCPGCAGPMKKNGTTTAGTTRWRCTNPNCRQSHTRKRTDIHQATAFNDFYSYVTGHQTLADIAARRGVSRWTLDRRFRTFWYIDVPNTPDPHRIYDQVFIDGTYTSAGCLLIASTRSHVLCWHWATSESTYAYTQLLKHLAPPLCVVLDGGQGAYSAIKSCWPTTRIQRCLVHAQRVVRRYTTSRPRTPAGHTIYALALKLTQITNTEQAAEWVINLHEFGEVYKSFLNEKTPLPKERRTATRTWEYTHVRVRKAYNSLLHLSKQGYLFTYLEPSSESTDTSWASTTNSLEGGINSQLKLLARMHRGRSGERQRKMLEWWLNAKTQLPDDPLQIARQCNFGLDQLAKVTDLEPEDLNAADNETGRPALYDKAIGDEYQHNIGIRKGPLR; translated from the coding sequence GTGACCACAAACAGACCCCGGTGCCCTGGTTGTGCAGGGCCAATGAAGAAAAACGGCACAACGACCGCCGGTACAACACGATGGCGATGCACCAACCCCAACTGCCGACAATCCCACACCCGAAAACGCACCGATATCCACCAAGCCACTGCCTTCAACGACTTCTACAGCTACGTCACCGGCCACCAAACGCTCGCTGACATCGCTGCACGCCGTGGAGTCAGTAGATGGACCTTAGACCGCAGGTTCAGAACCTTTTGGTACATCGATGTGCCCAATACCCCAGACCCGCATCGCATTTACGATCAAGTTTTTATCGACGGCACCTACACTTCCGCCGGATGCCTTCTGATAGCTTCTACACGCAGCCACGTCCTGTGCTGGCATTGGGCCACAAGCGAATCAACCTACGCATACACCCAATTACTCAAGCACTTAGCGCCACCGTTATGCGTTGTTCTAGACGGCGGTCAAGGAGCCTACAGTGCGATCAAATCATGCTGGCCCACCACTCGAATTCAACGCTGCCTTGTCCATGCTCAACGTGTTGTCCGCCGGTACACCACCAGCCGACCACGCACCCCAGCCGGGCACACCATCTACGCCCTAGCGTTAAAACTGACTCAGATAACCAACACCGAACAAGCCGCTGAATGGGTGATCAACCTGCATGAATTCGGCGAAGTCTACAAATCGTTCCTCAACGAAAAGACACCCCTACCGAAAGAACGACGCACGGCTACCCGAACCTGGGAATACACCCACGTCAGAGTCCGCAAGGCCTACAACTCACTACTTCATCTCAGCAAACAAGGATACCTATTTACCTACCTCGAACCCTCATCAGAATCGACAGATACTTCGTGGGCATCAACCACAAATAGCCTGGAAGGCGGCATCAACTCCCAACTGAAGCTCTTAGCAAGAATGCACCGAGGGCGAAGCGGAGAACGGCAACGCAAAATGCTGGAATGGTGGCTCAATGCTAAAACACAACTGCCTGACGACCCACTACAGATCGCCAGGCAGTGCAATTTTGGACTAGATCAACTCGCCAAAGTTACCGATCTAGAACCAGAAGACCTCAACGCCGCCGATAACGAAACCGGACGCCCAGCCCTCTATGACAAGGCTATCGGAGACGAATACCAACACAACATCGGCATCAGAAAAGGCCCCCTCCGATAA
- a CDS encoding copper-translocating P-type ATPase: MSTPHHSGDHHGDHPAPETDHTHHPDHASHEHHADADTHGQAMPHDHPHSAMDEDHHVHSHGEHAGHSTAMFRERFWWSLILSIPVVIFSPMVAQLLGYHLPAFPGSTWIPPVLGTIIFVYGGTPFLKGGWNELKSRQPGMMLLIAMAITVAFVASWVTTLGLGGFDLDFWWELALLVTIMLLGHWLEMRALGAASSALDALAALLPDEAEKVIDGTTRTVAISELVVDDVVLVRAGARVPADGTILDGAAEFDEAMITGESRPVFRDTGDKVVAGTVATDNTVRIRVEATGGDTALAGIQRLVADAQESSSRAQALADRAAALLFWFALISALITAVVWTIIGSPDDAVARTVTVLVIACPHALGLAIPLVIAISTERAAKSGVLIKDRMALERMRTIDVMLFDKTGTLTEGVHAVTGVAAAVGVTEGELLALAAAAEADSEHPVARAIVAAAAAHPEASRRQIRATGFSAASGRGVRATVDGAEILVGGPNMLRELNLTTPAELTDTTSAWTGRGAGVLHIVRGGQIIGAVAVEDKIRPESRAAVKALQDRGVKVAMITGDAQQVAQAVGKDLGIDEVFAEVLPQDKDTKVTQLQERGLSVAMVGDGVNDAPALTRAEVGIAIGAGTDVAMESAGVVLASDDPRAVLSMIELSQASYRKMIQNLIWASGYNILAVPLAAGVLAPIGFVLSPAMGAILMSASTIVVALNAQLLRRIDLDPAHLAPAESEEGHTTPTPASTAVR, from the coding sequence ATGAGCACTCCCCACCATTCCGGCGATCACCATGGTGATCACCCCGCTCCGGAAACAGACCACACCCACCACCCGGATCATGCCAGCCACGAACACCACGCAGATGCCGACACCCACGGCCAGGCGATGCCCCACGATCACCCGCACTCCGCCATGGACGAAGACCACCACGTTCATAGTCACGGCGAACACGCCGGACACAGCACCGCAATGTTTCGGGAACGCTTCTGGTGGTCGCTGATTCTGTCCATTCCCGTCGTTATTTTCAGCCCCATGGTCGCCCAGCTGCTCGGCTACCACCTCCCGGCATTCCCCGGATCCACCTGGATCCCCCCGGTGCTGGGCACGATCATCTTCGTCTACGGCGGAACGCCTTTCCTCAAGGGCGGATGGAACGAACTGAAATCCCGCCAGCCCGGGATGATGCTCCTGATCGCCATGGCCATCACCGTGGCGTTTGTCGCCTCCTGGGTCACCACTCTGGGGCTGGGCGGTTTTGACCTGGACTTCTGGTGGGAGCTGGCCCTGCTGGTGACCATCATGCTGCTGGGCCATTGGCTGGAGATGCGTGCCCTCGGGGCCGCGTCCTCCGCGCTTGACGCGCTTGCTGCCCTGCTGCCGGATGAGGCCGAGAAAGTCATCGACGGGACCACCCGCACCGTGGCCATCTCCGAGCTGGTCGTCGACGACGTCGTGCTGGTGAGGGCCGGTGCCCGGGTGCCGGCCGACGGAACTATCCTCGACGGAGCCGCCGAATTCGATGAGGCGATGATCACCGGCGAATCCCGTCCCGTCTTCCGCGACACCGGTGACAAGGTGGTCGCCGGTACTGTGGCCACCGACAACACCGTCCGCATCCGGGTGGAGGCTACCGGCGGGGACACCGCCCTGGCCGGGATCCAACGCTTGGTTGCCGACGCCCAGGAGTCCTCCTCCCGGGCCCAGGCCCTGGCGGATCGGGCGGCGGCGTTGTTGTTCTGGTTCGCGCTGATCTCCGCTCTGATCACCGCGGTGGTGTGGACCATCATCGGCAGCCCGGACGATGCCGTGGCGCGCACGGTCACGGTACTGGTCATCGCCTGCCCGCACGCCCTGGGCCTGGCGATTCCGCTGGTCATTGCGATCTCCACCGAGCGGGCCGCGAAATCCGGGGTGCTCATCAAGGACCGGATGGCGCTCGAGCGGATGCGCACCATCGACGTGATGCTCTTCGACAAAACCGGCACCCTGACCGAGGGGGTGCACGCGGTCACCGGTGTCGCGGCCGCCGTCGGCGTCACCGAGGGCGAGCTGCTGGCCCTGGCCGCCGCCGCGGAGGCCGACAGCGAGCACCCCGTGGCCCGCGCCATCGTGGCAGCCGCGGCCGCCCATCCCGAGGCCTCCCGTCGGCAAATCCGTGCAACTGGTTTCAGCGCCGCCTCCGGCCGGGGGGTCCGGGCCACTGTCGATGGCGCTGAGATCCTCGTGGGCGGGCCGAACATGCTGCGCGAGCTCAACCTCACCACCCCGGCCGAGCTCACCGACACCACCAGCGCCTGGACCGGGCGCGGGGCCGGTGTGCTCCATATTGTCCGCGGCGGTCAGATCATCGGTGCGGTAGCCGTCGAGGACAAGATCCGCCCCGAATCCCGCGCCGCCGTGAAAGCCCTGCAGGACCGCGGGGTGAAGGTCGCGATGATCACCGGTGACGCGCAGCAGGTGGCCCAGGCGGTTGGCAAGGACCTGGGGATCGATGAGGTCTTCGCCGAGGTCCTGCCCCAGGACAAGGACACCAAGGTCACCCAGTTACAGGAGCGTGGCCTGAGCGTGGCCATGGTCGGCGACGGTGTCAACGACGCCCCCGCTCTGACCCGCGCGGAGGTCGGTATCGCCATCGGAGCCGGCACGGATGTGGCCATGGAATCCGCCGGAGTAGTCCTGGCCAGTGATGACCCGCGGGCAGTGCTGTCGATGATTGAACTCTCGCAGGCCAGCTACCGCAAGATGATCCAGAACCTCATCTGGGCCTCTGGCTACAACATCCTCGCCGTACCGCTGGCCGCCGGCGTGCTCGCCCCGATCGGGTTCGTGCTGTCCCCGGCCATGGGCGCGATCTTGATGTCTGCCTCGACCATCGTGGTGGCCCTGAACGCCCAGCTGCTACGCCGGATCGACCTGGACCCGGCCCACCTGGCTCCGGCCGAGTCCGAGGAGGGACACACCACGCCTACTCCGGCATCCACCGCCGTCCGCTGA
- a CDS encoding S1 family peptidase codes for MSHLKKVLVASAFAGACAFGAPQASAAEQAVDTTVGTVGQATAHHKVKASFDSAALVEGVRKDLKQWGIHTPQVDKSVTDSVDAAVAKADAQVQSAVKQAGYAETQAAPIGKQKEADVWHTTHVKPEPATNPNPIGLQQSAASDAESNPDAPQNFTPKSTDPNYRWRNDVVSKTLAGKPQANYVLHRVPGVWFDSPRTPEKSNKVMSQGKSLYGPGTPIYVGKDTMCTMAVAGYDNAGRKVGLTAGHCGKEGDQVSSADSWQVGPTGTIVSRNKKLDYSVVELGSKAEVTRSYNGVMVNQIAKRGPRSGDVACKRGVATGTTCGVTYTSGKSIQVNHVCATVGDSGAPLLVRGRLVGFVSRGLLPQQINPSCKTPLQGALHSPTVGTNMGAVMADLDRRGGVGAGFRLPRS; via the coding sequence ATGTCGCACCTAAAGAAGGTTCTGGTGGCCTCTGCTTTTGCAGGTGCGTGTGCGTTTGGTGCTCCGCAGGCGTCCGCTGCGGAGCAAGCCGTGGATACTACTGTTGGCACAGTTGGACAGGCCACGGCACATCACAAGGTGAAGGCGTCCTTTGACTCAGCCGCCCTCGTCGAGGGGGTGCGCAAGGACTTGAAGCAGTGGGGGATTCACACTCCACAGGTGGACAAGTCAGTGACTGATTCTGTGGACGCGGCCGTCGCGAAGGCGGATGCGCAGGTGCAGTCGGCGGTGAAGCAGGCGGGCTACGCCGAGACGCAGGCGGCGCCGATTGGAAAGCAGAAGGAGGCAGACGTTTGGCACACTACGCACGTGAAGCCGGAGCCTGCCACCAACCCGAACCCGATCGGCTTGCAACAGAGTGCTGCGTCCGACGCGGAGTCGAACCCTGATGCGCCGCAGAACTTCACACCGAAGTCCACGGACCCGAACTACCGCTGGCGCAATGACGTTGTGTCAAAGACCCTGGCGGGCAAACCCCAGGCCAACTACGTGCTGCACCGCGTGCCGGGCGTATGGTTCGATTCGCCCCGGACCCCGGAAAAATCCAACAAGGTGATGAGCCAGGGCAAGTCGTTGTATGGCCCGGGCACGCCCATTTACGTGGGCAAGGACACCATGTGCACCATGGCCGTGGCTGGCTACGACAACGCGGGTCGCAAGGTGGGGCTCACCGCCGGGCACTGCGGCAAGGAAGGCGACCAGGTCTCGTCTGCCGATTCCTGGCAGGTAGGGCCTACCGGTACGATCGTGTCGCGAAATAAGAAGCTGGACTATTCCGTCGTGGAGCTGGGCTCCAAGGCGGAGGTAACTCGCTCCTACAACGGCGTGATGGTGAACCAGATTGCCAAGCGCGGTCCGCGTTCCGGTGACGTCGCCTGCAAGCGCGGCGTCGCCACCGGCACGACCTGCGGCGTGACCTACACCAGCGGCAAGTCCATCCAGGTCAACCACGTGTGCGCCACGGTGGGCGACTCCGGTGCGCCGCTGTTGGTCCGCGGGCGCCTGGTGGGTTTTGTCTCCCGTGGTTTGCTGCCGCAGCAGATTAACCCTTCCTGCAAGACGCCGCTGCAGGGCGCGCTGCACTCGCCTACGGTGGGCACAAACATGGGGGCCGTCATGGCGGACCTGGACCGCCGTGGTGGTGTGGGTGCGGGCTTCCGCTTGCCGCGGAGTTAA
- a CDS encoding inositol monophosphatase family protein, with translation MSKYREDLGLALELAGRADNIAMQRFEAADLCIKNKADESPVTDADLAIEKMLRHELAHARPHDKVVGEEYGGTLKPEGRQWLIDPIDGTKSFYRGVPVWATIITLLIDGEPVAGVVSAPALRRRWYASKGSGAHRVFGGQPKRLHVSTVKDTADASLAVGSLQSWKKAGLYNNLLDLAGDVWRLRGYGDFWNYCLVAEGAVDIAMEAEASPWDLAAPAIIVKEAGGAFTNLAGVRGPLGGSAVATNGHLHATVLRTMDQIHPDENPTTSQFVAQPGAPNAANPRGAAEN, from the coding sequence ATCAGCAAGTACCGCGAGGACCTCGGCCTCGCGCTCGAGTTGGCAGGCCGCGCCGACAACATCGCCATGCAGCGCTTCGAGGCCGCCGATCTGTGCATCAAGAACAAGGCCGACGAATCGCCGGTCACGGACGCCGACCTCGCCATCGAGAAAATGCTGCGGCACGAGCTCGCCCACGCCCGCCCCCACGACAAGGTGGTGGGTGAGGAATATGGCGGCACCCTCAAGCCGGAGGGTCGGCAGTGGCTCATCGACCCCATCGACGGCACCAAGAGCTTCTACCGGGGCGTTCCCGTGTGGGCCACGATCATCACCTTGCTTATCGACGGCGAGCCTGTCGCCGGCGTTGTCTCCGCTCCGGCGCTGCGGCGCCGCTGGTACGCCTCCAAGGGCTCCGGCGCGCACCGCGTGTTCGGTGGCCAGCCCAAGCGCCTGCACGTCTCCACGGTCAAGGACACCGCCGACGCGTCTCTGGCCGTGGGTTCCCTGCAGTCGTGGAAGAAGGCGGGCCTGTACAACAACCTGCTCGACCTCGCCGGCGACGTGTGGCGCCTGCGCGGCTATGGCGATTTCTGGAACTACTGCCTCGTCGCGGAGGGCGCTGTGGACATCGCCATGGAAGCCGAGGCCTCGCCGTGGGACTTGGCGGCCCCTGCCATCATCGTGAAGGAAGCCGGCGGCGCGTTCACCAATCTCGCGGGAGTGCGCGGCCCGCTGGGCGGCTCGGCGGTGGCCACCAACGGCCACCTGCACGCCACGGTGCTGCGCACCATGGATCAGATCCACCCGGACGAGAACCCCACCACCTCCCAGTTCGTGGCCCAACCCGGCGCGCCCAACGCTGCGAACCCGCGCGGAGCAGCTGAAAACTAG
- the ftsE gene encoding cell division ATP-binding protein FtsE, which yields MITFDRVTKVYPTSTRPALDNLSLEIEQGEFVFLIGPSGSGKSSFLQMLVREENVTSGDIHFDRFHVNALKGKEINRLRQSIGYVFQDFRLLPKLNVYDNVAFALEVIGKKPRYIQKHVPQVLEMVGLDAKANRLPAELSGGEQQRVAIARAFANRPLLVLADEPTGNLDPATAADIMTLLAKINRLGSTVIMSTHNAKAVDDMRRRVIELKLGKLVRDEAHGVYGEAR from the coding sequence GTGATTACCTTTGACCGCGTAACCAAGGTGTACCCAACGTCCACCCGCCCCGCCCTGGACAACCTTTCGCTAGAGATCGAGCAGGGCGAGTTCGTCTTCCTCATTGGCCCTTCGGGCTCGGGTAAATCCTCCTTCCTGCAGATGCTCGTCCGCGAGGAAAACGTCACCTCGGGCGATATCCACTTTGATCGCTTCCACGTCAACGCGCTCAAGGGTAAGGAAATCAACCGACTGCGACAGTCCATCGGCTACGTTTTCCAAGACTTCCGCTTGCTGCCCAAGCTCAACGTGTACGACAACGTAGCCTTCGCCCTCGAAGTCATCGGCAAGAAGCCCCGCTATATCCAAAAGCACGTCCCGCAGGTCCTGGAAATGGTGGGTCTTGATGCCAAGGCCAACCGTCTGCCCGCGGAACTCTCCGGCGGCGAGCAGCAGCGCGTGGCCATCGCCCGGGCCTTCGCCAACCGCCCCCTGCTCGTGCTTGCCGACGAGCCCACCGGCAACCTAGACCCCGCCACCGCGGCGGACATTATGACGCTCTTGGCTAAAATCAACCGCCTGGGTTCCACCGTCATCATGTCCACGCACAACGCGAAAGCAGTCGATGACATGCGCCGCCGTGTTATCGAACTCAAGCTGGGCAAGCTGGTGCGCGACGAGGCCCACGGCGTCTACGGCGAGGCGCGCTAG
- a CDS encoding AbgT family transporter, which yields MLPDPFWLFVILAGFTAVASWIGSMLGMSATDPQSGETIEVTNLLSTEGLSQMVTEAVTNFTSFPPLGVIIAVMLGVAVAEQSGMLAALVRAMVSKVGPRTLTFAVALAGVTGSVASDAIYVILIPLGAMAFHAVGRSPIVGAMVAFAASSAGFNASLVLNITDLLLAGISTSAAQLVDPAYEVSPVANIFLVIPSAIVLSLIITAVTELFITKKAHELVDHDQINYDEVAFDGPEHDGEDAAEDTLELSATETKGLVYTGIATLVFLAGYFALMLVPGSPLAGPDGSVMESPLLKSIAVPIALLFLVAGVVYGVTVKSITSAADIPDFMGKGLATMIPMMVLFFAVAQFLAWFKWSNLGSWTAIRGAELLQSWNLPPLLLFAAFVALVALLNLFITSGSAQWALMAPVIVPMMMYVGVSPEVSQMLFRIGDSPTNIITPMSPYFALALTFLQRYYKPAGVGTLMSLSLPYSMAMLIGWFLFFVVWYLLGIPLGPGSPMEYPAP from the coding sequence ATGCTGCCAGATCCGTTCTGGCTATTTGTCATTCTCGCCGGTTTCACGGCCGTGGCCAGCTGGATTGGCAGCATGTTGGGCATGTCCGCCACGGATCCACAGTCCGGTGAGACCATTGAGGTCACCAACCTGTTGTCCACAGAGGGCCTGTCGCAGATGGTGACCGAAGCGGTCACCAACTTCACCTCTTTCCCCCCACTGGGCGTTATCATCGCCGTCATGCTGGGTGTGGCGGTGGCCGAACAATCCGGCATGTTGGCCGCCTTGGTGCGCGCCATGGTCTCCAAGGTGGGCCCGCGCACGCTCACCTTCGCCGTGGCTCTGGCGGGCGTGACCGGCTCGGTCGCCTCGGACGCTATTTACGTCATCCTCATCCCGCTGGGCGCCATGGCTTTCCACGCGGTAGGCCGCTCGCCCATCGTGGGCGCGATGGTGGCCTTCGCCGCGTCGTCGGCAGGCTTTAACGCCTCGCTGGTCCTCAACATCACGGACCTGTTGCTGGCGGGCATCTCGACGTCCGCGGCCCAGCTTGTTGATCCGGCCTACGAGGTCTCGCCGGTGGCCAACATCTTCTTGGTGATCCCCTCTGCCATCGTCCTCTCCCTCATCATCACCGCGGTCACCGAGCTGTTCATCACGAAGAAGGCCCACGAGCTCGTGGACCACGACCAGATCAACTACGACGAAGTGGCCTTTGACGGCCCCGAGCACGACGGTGAGGACGCCGCCGAGGACACACTGGAGCTCAGCGCCACCGAAACGAAAGGGCTGGTATACACGGGCATTGCGACACTGGTGTTCCTCGCCGGCTACTTCGCCCTCATGCTCGTCCCCGGCTCCCCGCTGGCGGGCCCGGACGGCAGCGTCATGGAGTCCCCACTGCTGAAATCCATCGCTGTGCCGATTGCCTTGCTGTTCCTCGTCGCCGGCGTGGTCTACGGGGTCACCGTGAAATCCATTACCTCCGCTGCGGATATCCCGGACTTCATGGGCAAGGGCCTGGCCACCATGATCCCAATGATGGTGTTGTTCTTCGCCGTCGCCCAGTTCCTTGCCTGGTTCAAGTGGTCGAACCTCGGCTCCTGGACCGCCATCCGTGGCGCGGAGCTACTGCAGAGCTGGAACCTGCCGCCGCTGCTCCTCTTCGCAGCCTTCGTGGCACTGGTGGCCCTCTTGAACCTATTCATTACCTCCGGTTCGGCGCAGTGGGCGCTGATGGCCCCGGTAATCGTCCCCATGATGATGTACGTCGGCGTCTCACCCGAGGTATCTCAGATGCTCTTCCGTATCGGCGACTCTCCGACCAACATCATTACCCCGATGTCGCCGTACTTCGCCCTGGCGCTGACGTTCCTGCAGCGCTACTACAAGCCGGCCGGCGTGGGCACCCTGATGTCGCTGTCCCTGCCGTATTCCATGGCTATGCTCATCGGCTGGTTCTTGTTCTTCGTGGTCTGGTACCTGCTGGGCATCCCACTGGGCCCCGGTTCGCCGATGGAATACCCGGCGCCTTAA
- a CDS encoding LppP/LprE family lipoprotein, protein MKRRVRCLTGVVVPILFLTACGVNDAPEAWTPPEEHDTAAASEDTQVDQVTEQTEQEETTAELPSTTTASPTTTATATSTTSRPSSTKKDSVHDGSKSGGASCGTLTADQAVRNNLHRLTPAKWDWTAEWADLSGYDPCASLSWAVVTIEHGTSTSPYQIMLFHKGEYLGTGTLDAYAFKPSVTRTSDTRIDVTYYYSTSPGGGGINRAETYASFTWDEVAQKVTMGGNVPPT, encoded by the coding sequence GTGAAGCGACGCGTACGATGCCTCACCGGGGTAGTCGTTCCCATCCTGTTTCTGACAGCCTGTGGTGTGAACGATGCGCCGGAGGCGTGGACGCCGCCGGAGGAGCACGATACCGCGGCAGCCAGTGAGGACACGCAGGTCGATCAAGTGACTGAGCAGACGGAACAGGAAGAGACGACTGCTGAGTTGCCTTCAACGACCACTGCTTCGCCCACCACCACGGCTACCGCCACCTCGACCACCAGCCGTCCGTCGAGTACGAAGAAGGACTCAGTTCATGACGGCAGCAAGAGCGGTGGCGCGAGCTGCGGCACGTTAACCGCTGACCAGGCCGTACGCAATAATCTGCATCGGCTTACCCCGGCCAAGTGGGATTGGACCGCGGAGTGGGCTGACTTGAGCGGATATGACCCGTGTGCGTCCCTGTCGTGGGCGGTTGTCACCATCGAACACGGCACCTCGACCTCGCCGTATCAGATAATGCTGTTCCACAAGGGCGAGTACTTAGGTACCGGCACGTTGGACGCGTACGCGTTCAAACCGAGCGTCACGCGCACTAGCGATACCCGAATCGACGTCACCTATTACTACTCCACTTCCCCCGGTGGCGGCGGCATTAACCGAGCGGAAACCTACGCCTCGTTCACCTGGGACGAGGTCGCGCAGAAGGTCACTATGGGAGGAAACGTCCCACCGACCTAA